From a single Vitis vinifera cultivar Pinot Noir 40024 chromosome 18, ASM3070453v1 genomic region:
- the LOC100265860 gene encoding exosome complex component RRP45A isoform X2 gives MEQRLASTFRMTVNEKKFIEKALLSDLRIDGRRPFDFRRISIKFGREDGSSEVQLGQTHVMGFVTGQLIQPYRDRPNEGTLSIYTEFSPMADPSFEAGRPGEAAVELGRVIDRGLRESRAVDMESLCVLAGKLVWSIRIDLHIIDNGGNLIDAANIAALAALLTFRRPECSFGGEDGQELIVHPPEVREPLPLIVHHLPIAVTFAIIGNENIMVIDPTHSEEAVMGGRMTATLNTNGDVCAIQKAGGEGIIQSVIMQCLRIASVKAADITSKIKNAVEAFNTERALRKIKRHSSSIAVDVSGPGAKMRENKNQSVDEKVVNELSSHHMERLKMESEESCVTQSSDVEVKTQLSEQGRTNRSDENTRSFIGGPSSWIDKTEHKTKRFKR, from the exons ATGGAGCAAAGATTAGCCAGTACATTTCGAATGACCGTGAATGAGAAGAAATTCATTGAAAAAGCATTGCTTTCCGACCTCAGAATCGATGGTCGTCGCCCTTTTGATTTTCGCCGCATAAGCATCAAGTTTGGTAG AGAAGATGGGTCGTCAGAGGTGCAGTTAGGTCAAACTCATGTGATGGGGTTTGTTACTGGGCAACTTATTCAGCCTTATAGGGATAGACCTAATGAGGGGACGCTTTCAATTTATACTGAATTCTCTCCCATGGCTGATCCTTCTTTTGAGGCTGGACGTCCCGGAGAAGCTGCAGTGGAGTTGGGACGGGTAATAGACCGCGGTTTAAg GGAAAGCAGGGCAGTGGATATGGAATCACTTTGTGTTCTTGCTGGCAAGTTGGTATGGTCTATCCGAATTGATCTCCACATTATTGATAATGGGGG AAATCTTATTGATGCCGCTAATATTGCTGCTTTGGCTGCTCTGTTGACATTTCGAAGGCCTGAATGTTCATTCGGAGGGGAAGATGGTCAGGAACTGATAGTACATCCACCTGAG GTGAGGGAGCCACTTCCTTTGATTGTACATCATCTCCCAATAGCAGTGACCTTTGCAATTATTGGGAATGAGAACATTATG GTGATAGATCCAACCCACAGTGAAGAGGCTGTTATGGGTGGAAGAATGACTGCTACACTTAATACAAATGGTGATGTCTGTGCTATTCAAAAAGCTGGAGGAGAGGGTATCATTCAGAGTGTTATCATGCAGTGCTTGCGAATTGCTTCAGTGAAGGCTGCTGATATAACAAGCAAGATAAAAAATGCA GTTGAAGCATTCAACACAGAAAGAGCATTGCGGAAGATCAAGCGCCACTCTTCTTCCATAGCTGTGGATGTTAGTGGACCAGGTGCTAAAATGAGGGAGAACAAAAATCAATCTGTTGATGAGAAGGTAGTCAATGAGTTATCAAGCCATCACATGGAGAGGTTGAAGATGGAATCAGAAGAAAGCTGTGTCACTCAGAGCAGTGATGTGGAAGTTAAAACCCAATTATCTGAACAAGGAAGAACTAACAGGAGTGATGAGAACACCAGAAGTTTCATTGGTGGCCCCTCAAGTTG GATTGATAAAACAGaacacaaaacaaaaagattcaAGAGGTGA
- the LOC100265860 gene encoding exosome complex component RRP45A isoform X1, which yields MEQRLASTFRMTVNEKKFIEKALLSDLRIDGRRPFDFRRISIKFGREDGSSEVQLGQTHVMGFVTGQLIQPYRDRPNEGTLSIYTEFSPMADPSFEAGRPGEAAVELGRVIDRGLRESRAVDMESLCVLAGKLVWSIRIDLHIIDNGGNLIDAANIAALAALLTFRRPECSFGGEDGQELIVHPPEVREPLPLIVHHLPIAVTFAIIGNENIMVIDPTHSEEAVMGGRMTATLNTNGDVCAIQKAGGEGIIQSVIMQCLRIASVKAADITSKIKNAVEAFNTERALRKIKRHSSSIAVDVSGPGAKMRENKNQSVDEKVVNELSSHHMERLKMESEESCVTQSSDVEVKTQLSEQGRTNRSDENTRSFIGGPSSWDPYSKGIDSDFLKASLASHGLIKQNTKQKDSRGEMKAPDVKSEEPNADIDPALCPMKTVGTTPQTNGEKTLKDAVKPKNKRKKKASPNTNAR from the exons ATGGAGCAAAGATTAGCCAGTACATTTCGAATGACCGTGAATGAGAAGAAATTCATTGAAAAAGCATTGCTTTCCGACCTCAGAATCGATGGTCGTCGCCCTTTTGATTTTCGCCGCATAAGCATCAAGTTTGGTAG AGAAGATGGGTCGTCAGAGGTGCAGTTAGGTCAAACTCATGTGATGGGGTTTGTTACTGGGCAACTTATTCAGCCTTATAGGGATAGACCTAATGAGGGGACGCTTTCAATTTATACTGAATTCTCTCCCATGGCTGATCCTTCTTTTGAGGCTGGACGTCCCGGAGAAGCTGCAGTGGAGTTGGGACGGGTAATAGACCGCGGTTTAAg GGAAAGCAGGGCAGTGGATATGGAATCACTTTGTGTTCTTGCTGGCAAGTTGGTATGGTCTATCCGAATTGATCTCCACATTATTGATAATGGGGG AAATCTTATTGATGCCGCTAATATTGCTGCTTTGGCTGCTCTGTTGACATTTCGAAGGCCTGAATGTTCATTCGGAGGGGAAGATGGTCAGGAACTGATAGTACATCCACCTGAG GTGAGGGAGCCACTTCCTTTGATTGTACATCATCTCCCAATAGCAGTGACCTTTGCAATTATTGGGAATGAGAACATTATG GTGATAGATCCAACCCACAGTGAAGAGGCTGTTATGGGTGGAAGAATGACTGCTACACTTAATACAAATGGTGATGTCTGTGCTATTCAAAAAGCTGGAGGAGAGGGTATCATTCAGAGTGTTATCATGCAGTGCTTGCGAATTGCTTCAGTGAAGGCTGCTGATATAACAAGCAAGATAAAAAATGCA GTTGAAGCATTCAACACAGAAAGAGCATTGCGGAAGATCAAGCGCCACTCTTCTTCCATAGCTGTGGATGTTAGTGGACCAGGTGCTAAAATGAGGGAGAACAAAAATCAATCTGTTGATGAGAAGGTAGTCAATGAGTTATCAAGCCATCACATGGAGAGGTTGAAGATGGAATCAGAAGAAAGCTGTGTCACTCAGAGCAGTGATGTGGAAGTTAAAACCCAATTATCTGAACAAGGAAGAACTAACAGGAGTGATGAGAACACCAGAAGTTTCATTGGTGGCCCCTCAAGTTG gGATCCATACTCGAAGGGCATTGATTCGGATTTCCTGAAAGCTTCTCTAGCTTCACATG GATTGATAAAACAGaacacaaaacaaaaagattcaAGAGGTGAAATGAAGGCCCCTGACGTAAAGTCAGAGGAACCAAATGCTGATATTGATCCAGCTCTTTGTCCAATGAAAACTGTTGGAACCACACCCCAAACAAATGGAGAGAAGACATTGAAGGATGCAGTAAAGCCTAAgaacaagagaaagaagaaggcatCCCCCAACACTAATGCAAGGTAG
- the LOC100265860 gene encoding exosome complex component RRP45A isoform X3 — MEQRLASTFRMTVNEKKFIEKALLSDLRIDGRRPFDFRRISIKFGREDGSSEVQLGQTHVMGFVTGQLIQPYRDRPNEGTLSIYTEFSPMADPSFEAGRPGEAAVELGRVIDRGLRESRAVDMESLCVLAGKLVWSIRIDLHIIDNGGNLIDAANIAALAALLTFRRPECSFGGEDGQELIVHPPEVREPLPLIVHHLPIAVTFAIIGNENIMVIDPTHSEEAVMGGRMTATLNTNGDVCAIQKAGGEGIIQSVIMQCLRIASVKAADITSKIKNAVEAFNTERALRKIKRHSSSIAVDVSGPGAKMRENKNQSVDEKVVNELSSHHMERLKMESEESCVTQSSDVEVKTQLSEQGRTNRSDENTRSFIGGPSSW, encoded by the exons ATGGAGCAAAGATTAGCCAGTACATTTCGAATGACCGTGAATGAGAAGAAATTCATTGAAAAAGCATTGCTTTCCGACCTCAGAATCGATGGTCGTCGCCCTTTTGATTTTCGCCGCATAAGCATCAAGTTTGGTAG AGAAGATGGGTCGTCAGAGGTGCAGTTAGGTCAAACTCATGTGATGGGGTTTGTTACTGGGCAACTTATTCAGCCTTATAGGGATAGACCTAATGAGGGGACGCTTTCAATTTATACTGAATTCTCTCCCATGGCTGATCCTTCTTTTGAGGCTGGACGTCCCGGAGAAGCTGCAGTGGAGTTGGGACGGGTAATAGACCGCGGTTTAAg GGAAAGCAGGGCAGTGGATATGGAATCACTTTGTGTTCTTGCTGGCAAGTTGGTATGGTCTATCCGAATTGATCTCCACATTATTGATAATGGGGG AAATCTTATTGATGCCGCTAATATTGCTGCTTTGGCTGCTCTGTTGACATTTCGAAGGCCTGAATGTTCATTCGGAGGGGAAGATGGTCAGGAACTGATAGTACATCCACCTGAG GTGAGGGAGCCACTTCCTTTGATTGTACATCATCTCCCAATAGCAGTGACCTTTGCAATTATTGGGAATGAGAACATTATG GTGATAGATCCAACCCACAGTGAAGAGGCTGTTATGGGTGGAAGAATGACTGCTACACTTAATACAAATGGTGATGTCTGTGCTATTCAAAAAGCTGGAGGAGAGGGTATCATTCAGAGTGTTATCATGCAGTGCTTGCGAATTGCTTCAGTGAAGGCTGCTGATATAACAAGCAAGATAAAAAATGCA GTTGAAGCATTCAACACAGAAAGAGCATTGCGGAAGATCAAGCGCCACTCTTCTTCCATAGCTGTGGATGTTAGTGGACCAGGTGCTAAAATGAGGGAGAACAAAAATCAATCTGTTGATGAGAAGGTAGTCAATGAGTTATCAAGCCATCACATGGAGAGGTTGAAGATGGAATCAGAAGAAAGCTGTGTCACTCAGAGCAGTGATGTGGAAGTTAAAACCCAATTATCTGAACAAGGAAGAACTAACAGGAGTGATGAGAACACCAGAAGTTTCATTGGTGGCCCCTCAAGTTGGTAA